The proteins below are encoded in one region of Pseudomonas helmanticensis:
- a CDS encoding TlpA disulfide reductase family protein, with amino-acid sequence MLTFTLGTFAIALNHLLLISALALATFVGWRVAKRGGDNPESALFSLFLLGMLAARIAFVGVYWSHYRNDPWQIIDLRDGGFLAWPGVIVLLLAALYRGWRRPGLRRPLGFGVASGVAFWLLATLSLNIYEQGTRLPEISLRNAAGETIQLSDYQGGPLVINLWATWCPPCRREMPVLENAQQQRPDLTFLFVNQAESMQSVATFLETQGLSLNNVLFDRSGRLGQAVGSMALPTTLFYSPDGRLLSSHLGELSNASLARALENFDTPTPNSTPATAPATSARKLPCPASATC; translated from the coding sequence ATGCTGACCTTCACCCTCGGCACCTTTGCCATCGCGCTCAACCACCTGCTGCTGATCAGTGCATTGGCACTGGCAACCTTTGTCGGCTGGCGAGTGGCCAAGCGTGGCGGCGATAACCCCGAGTCGGCGTTGTTCAGCCTGTTTCTGCTGGGCATGCTGGCGGCGCGTATTGCCTTTGTCGGCGTGTACTGGAGCCACTATCGCAACGATCCGTGGCAGATCATCGACCTGCGCGATGGCGGTTTTCTCGCATGGCCTGGAGTGATCGTATTGCTGCTGGCGGCGCTGTATCGCGGCTGGCGCCGGCCCGGTTTGCGTCGACCGCTGGGCTTTGGCGTAGCCAGCGGCGTGGCGTTCTGGTTGCTCGCAACCCTGTCACTGAATATCTATGAACAAGGCACGCGCCTGCCGGAAATCTCCCTGCGTAATGCGGCCGGGGAAACCATCCAGCTCAGCGACTATCAGGGCGGCCCGCTGGTGATCAACTTGTGGGCCACGTGGTGCCCACCGTGCCGACGCGAGATGCCAGTACTGGAAAACGCCCAACAGCAACGACCGGATCTGACCTTTCTGTTCGTCAATCAGGCCGAAAGCATGCAAAGCGTGGCGACGTTTCTCGAAACCCAAGGCCTGAGCCTCAATAACGTGTTGTTCGACCGCAGTGGCCGACTCGGCCAGGCCGTGGGTTCCATGGCATTGCCGACTACGCTGTTCTATAGCCCTGACGGTCGGCTGCTGAGCAGTCACCTCGGTGAGCTATCGAACGCCAGCCTGGCCCGCGCCCTGGAAAACTTCGACACCCCGACTCCGAATTCGACCCCGGCCACTGCACCGGCCACCTCTGCAAGGAAACTGCCATGCCCCGCCTCCGCCACCTGCTGA
- a CDS encoding alpha/beta fold hydrolase produces MPFFTVDGQALHYIDQGTGPAVLLAGSYLWDQAMWAPQIAALSPHYRVIALDLWGHGESGRLPENTTSLDDIARQAQALLDHLDIDQVTLVGLSVGGMWGVRLALAAPQRINGLVLMDTYVGVEPEPTRQYYFSLFKQIEDSGEISAQLLDIVVPIFFRPGIDPQSALYQDFRAKLAAYSSDRLRESIVPMGRITFGRDDLLPRLSELNAATTLVLCGDQDKPRPPSEAQEMAELIGCPWVLVPQAGHISNLENPEFVTEVLFAFLAERH; encoded by the coding sequence ATGCCCTTCTTCACGGTTGACGGACAAGCACTGCATTACATTGATCAAGGCACCGGCCCGGCAGTCCTGCTGGCCGGCAGCTATCTGTGGGATCAGGCCATGTGGGCGCCGCAGATTGCCGCGTTGTCGCCGCACTATCGGGTGATTGCGCTGGACCTGTGGGGTCACGGCGAGTCGGGGCGGTTACCCGAAAACACCACCTCGCTGGACGACATCGCCCGCCAGGCGCAGGCCTTGCTCGATCATCTGGACATCGATCAGGTCACGCTCGTTGGCTTGTCGGTCGGCGGCATGTGGGGCGTGCGTCTGGCGCTGGCGGCTCCGCAGCGGATCAACGGCCTGGTGCTGATGGACACCTACGTCGGTGTCGAGCCGGAGCCGACCCGTCAGTATTACTTCTCGCTGTTCAAGCAAATCGAAGACAGCGGCGAAATCTCCGCGCAACTGCTCGACATCGTCGTGCCAATCTTCTTCCGCCCGGGCATCGATCCGCAGTCGGCGCTGTATCAGGATTTCCGTGCAAAACTGGCGGCGTATTCGTCTGACCGCTTGCGCGAAAGCATCGTGCCAATGGGGCGCATCACCTTTGGTCGCGATGATCTGTTGCCACGCCTGAGCGAGTTGAATGCCGCGACCACGCTGGTGCTGTGCGGCGATCAGGACAAACCGCGACCACCCTCGGAAGCGCAGGAAATGGCCGAGCTGATCGGTTGCCCGTGGGTGCTGGTGCCGCAGGCGGGGCATATCTCCAATCTGGAGAATCCCGAGTTTGTCACCGAGGTGTTGTTCGCCTTCCTGGCTGAGCGCCATTGA
- the dsbG gene encoding thiol:disulfide interchange protein DsbG, with translation MPRLRHLLTLTLGTALLHLPSVQAAEELPAAIKQIEAKGAKIVGQFDAPDGLRGYAAQYQNRGMALYLTPDGKHVLLGNLYDADGKDLSSEPLQKLVYAPMAKEVWAKFEASNWIQDGNKDAPRTVYLFSDPNCPYCNMFWEQARPWVKSGKVQLRHIMVGIIREDSPGKSAALLAAKDPAKALEDHEKAGKASSLKALKDIPAAVQSKLAANMQLMEDLDLQATPAIFYMDAKGELQQQQGAPSPEKLAQILGPK, from the coding sequence ATGCCCCGCCTCCGCCACCTGCTGACGCTAACCCTGGGCACTGCCCTGCTGCACTTGCCGTCGGTGCAGGCTGCTGAAGAATTGCCGGCGGCGATCAAGCAGATCGAAGCCAAAGGCGCGAAAATCGTTGGCCAGTTCGATGCTCCCGATGGTTTGCGCGGCTACGCGGCGCAATATCAGAACCGTGGCATGGCGCTGTACCTGACCCCGGATGGCAAACACGTCCTGCTGGGTAATCTGTATGACGCCGACGGCAAGGACCTGAGCAGCGAACCGTTGCAAAAACTGGTCTACGCGCCGATGGCCAAGGAAGTCTGGGCCAAGTTCGAAGCGAGCAACTGGATTCAGGACGGCAACAAGGATGCACCGCGCACGGTGTACCTGTTCAGTGATCCGAACTGCCCTTACTGCAACATGTTCTGGGAACAGGCGCGACCTTGGGTCAAGTCCGGCAAGGTGCAGTTGCGGCACATCATGGTTGGCATCATTCGCGAAGACAGCCCGGGCAAATCGGCGGCGCTGCTGGCGGCGAAAGACCCGGCCAAGGCGCTGGAAGATCATGAGAAGGCTGGCAAGGCCAGTTCACTCAAGGCGCTCAAAGATATTCCGGCAGCCGTGCAGAGCAAGCTGGCGGCGAACATGCAGTTGATGGAAGACCTCGATTTGCAGGCGACGCCGGCGATTTTCTACATGGATGCCAAGGGTGAGTTGCAACAACAGCAAGGTGCTCCTTCGCCGGAGAAACTGGCGCAGATTCTCGGGCCTAAGTAA
- the dsbD gene encoding protein-disulfide reductase DsbD, with protein MRHFFLLFALLLSGLAQAGNNPFETKPEFLPVDKAFVLTSERLESGETQLFWQITDGYYLYQKRLKFDGLTAQQQPALPEGESHSDEYFGEQPVYRQGLEVKIPASASGQIKVSYQGCADAGLCYPPQTRVIDLGGKAPSTTATEAPDQALASGLQQHALGWSLLVFFGLGLLLAFTPCTLPMLPILAGMVVGSGATPRRGFALASSYVICMALVYAAMGVIAALLGANLQAWLQNPWLLGTFAAIFVVLALPMFGFFELQLPVALRDRLEHASRSRSGGSLIGAGVLGALSGLLVGPCMTAPLAGALLYIAQSGNALHGGLILFALGIGIGVPLLLLVTVGNRFLPKPGAWMNLLKGIFGFLFLATALLMLRPVLDPSLWLGLCGALLLIAAFCAWKQSEGFGRVAQLFGATSLLLGVWGSVLVIGAAGGSDDPYQPLQVYSAGRTVSAAPNGHEAFTTIKEPAALQRELDAAKAQGQWVLLDYYADWCVSCKVMEKQVFGQDKVMQGLSDVRLLRLDVTADNAASRELLGRYKVPGPPSFVWIGTDGEERRSQRITGEVDADTFLQRWTATRDAN; from the coding sequence AGGCAGGAAACAATCCATTCGAGACAAAACCTGAGTTTCTTCCGGTCGACAAGGCGTTCGTCCTCACGTCCGAACGCCTGGAGTCCGGTGAAACCCAGCTGTTCTGGCAAATCACCGATGGCTATTACCTGTATCAGAAACGCCTGAAATTCGATGGCCTGACGGCGCAGCAACAACCAGCGTTGCCCGAAGGCGAATCGCACAGTGATGAATACTTCGGTGAGCAACCGGTTTATCGCCAAGGCCTCGAGGTGAAGATCCCGGCCTCGGCCAGCGGGCAGATCAAGGTCAGCTATCAAGGCTGCGCGGATGCCGGCCTGTGTTATCCGCCGCAAACCCGGGTCATCGACCTGGGCGGAAAAGCGCCGTCGACGACCGCCACCGAAGCACCGGATCAAGCCCTTGCCAGCGGCCTGCAACAGCATGCATTGGGCTGGAGCCTGCTGGTGTTTTTCGGCTTGGGTCTGCTGTTGGCATTTACCCCTTGCACGTTGCCGATGCTGCCGATTCTGGCCGGTATGGTGGTGGGCAGCGGCGCCACGCCTCGACGCGGTTTTGCCTTGGCCAGCAGTTATGTGATCTGCATGGCGCTGGTGTACGCGGCGATGGGCGTGATTGCTGCGCTGCTCGGCGCGAACTTGCAGGCGTGGTTGCAGAACCCTTGGTTGCTCGGCACCTTTGCCGCGATTTTTGTTGTGCTGGCGCTGCCGATGTTTGGCTTCTTCGAGCTGCAATTGCCGGTGGCCCTGCGCGATCGGCTGGAACACGCTTCGCGCAGCCGCAGCGGTGGCAGCCTGATCGGCGCCGGCGTCCTCGGTGCCTTGTCGGGATTGTTGGTCGGCCCGTGCATGACCGCACCGCTGGCCGGCGCCTTGCTGTATATCGCGCAGAGTGGCAACGCCCTGCACGGCGGGTTGATCCTGTTTGCGCTGGGCATCGGCATCGGTGTGCCGCTGTTGCTGCTGGTGACGGTCGGCAATCGCTTCCTGCCCAAACCCGGCGCGTGGATGAACCTGCTCAAAGGCATATTCGGTTTCCTCTTTCTCGCCACCGCGCTGTTGATGCTGCGTCCGGTACTGGATCCGTCGTTGTGGCTGGGCCTGTGCGGTGCGCTGCTGCTGATCGCGGCGTTCTGTGCCTGGAAGCAATCGGAAGGATTTGGCCGGGTGGCGCAACTGTTTGGCGCGACTTCGTTGTTGCTGGGTGTGTGGGGCAGTGTGCTGGTGATCGGCGCGGCGGGCGGCAGCGATGATCCGTATCAGCCATTGCAGGTCTATAGCGCTGGCCGAACTGTCAGCGCGGCACCCAACGGTCACGAGGCATTCACCACGATCAAGGAACCGGCGGCGCTGCAACGCGAACTGGATGCTGCCAAGGCTCAGGGCCAGTGGGTGCTGCTCGATTACTACGCCGACTGGTGCGTGTCATGCAAAGTCATGGAGAAACAGGTGTTCGGCCAGGACAAGGTCATGCAGGGCTTGAGTGATGTGCGCCTGCTGCGCCTCGATGTCACCGCCGACAATGCCGCCAGCCGCGAACTGCTCGGCCGCTACAAAGTGCCGGGACCACCGAGTTTTGTGTGGATCGGCACCGATGGCGAAGAACGCCGCAGCCAGCGCATCACCGGCGAAGTCGATGCCGATACGTTCCTGCAACGCTGGACCGCCACCCGAGACGCCAATTAA